The Lacipirellula parvula genome window below encodes:
- a CDS encoding sigma-70 family RNA polymerase sigma factor yields MQESSRDKFVQLLTGSQTSLFSYIAMLIGDVHDANNVLQQANLVLWRKADEYSEEMDFTAWSRKVAYYSTLAYIRDQRRDKHVFDEAVIAQLAARPVAADEDEVRVALRHCLASLPEDLRTLIRERYWPGSSITAIAKKHGKSEGAIRMTLMRVRTTLGDCIERKRAATL; encoded by the coding sequence ATGCAAGAGTCGAGTCGCGACAAATTCGTGCAACTGCTTACTGGCTCTCAAACCAGCCTCTTCAGCTACATCGCGATGTTGATCGGTGACGTTCACGACGCTAACAACGTGTTGCAGCAGGCGAATTTGGTACTGTGGAGAAAGGCCGACGAGTACTCCGAGGAGATGGATTTCACCGCCTGGTCGCGCAAGGTCGCCTATTACAGCACCCTGGCGTACATTCGTGACCAGCGGCGCGACAAGCATGTCTTCGACGAGGCGGTGATCGCGCAACTTGCGGCTCGGCCAGTCGCGGCGGACGAAGATGAAGTACGGGTGGCGCTGCGTCACTGCCTAGCTTCTTTGCCGGAGGATCTGCGAACGCTCATCCGCGAGCGGTACTGGCCGGGGAGTTCGATCACCGCAATCGCTAAGAAGCATGGTAAGTCGGAGGGCGCCATTCGAATGACGCTCATGCGAGTGCGGACGACGTTGGGGGATTGCATCGAGCGCAAGAGGGCCGCCACGCTATGA